CTAAAGACCCGGCCCACCCGTTTCTGGTATATACCGATAAGCTGGTGACAACTGTGCTAGGCACCAGCTTTATGGTAACGGCCTACCCCAACCAGAAAAATACCGTGGCCGTGCGCGAGGGCCGCGTGGCCGTGCAGCGCCGCGAGGGTGCCGAGCTGGCCGCTACCCCCGCCCACCCGGCTGCCACTGGCCTGCTGCTGCTGCCCAACCAGCAGGCTACTTACTCGGCTTCGACCAAGGAGCTAGCCAAAAATCTGGTGCGGGAGCCGGTTCAGCTGACTACCGAGCCGCTTGACTTTCACAACCGGCCGGTGGCCGAAGTGCTGGCCGCTTTGGAGCACGTCTACGGCGTGAGTATCGTGTACGACCCGGCCAAGCTGCGCGACTGTACCATCACGATAAGCTTCGGGGATGAGTCGCTGTTTGAGCAGCTTGATACGCTTTGCAAAGCCTTGGATGCCAAGTATAAGCTGGCCAACAACGCCCAGATTTTATTTGAGAGCCACGGCTGTAAGGCCAGCTGATAGCTGCATACCCCCCCTTTCTGCCTCGCACGCCCGGCCTCGCAACCGGCTGCCCAGGCTCCTCTTCTGCCACGCAGCCGCCCCGCGTGCTGGTTCATACTTTCCTTTAATTCCCACCACAAACGATTCCGGCGAATGAAAAACAGCCTACCCTCTCAGCGAAGCTACTGGCGCCCCACTGGGGTGCTTGCGCTTCACCTCTGCCTAGCCTACCCCCTTAGCGGGATGGCTACGGCACACGCCTCGGTCAAGACGGAGATTGTACTGGACCAGAAAATAAGCGTGCGCGTTGATTATCAAACTATTGAATCGGTGCTCACGCAGCTGGAGCAGCAGCTGCACGTGCGGTTCGTGTACAGCCCTACCCTCATTGGGGCCAACCGCCGGGTGACCCTAAAGGTGGCCGACAAGCCTCTGACGCAGGTGCTCGACGAGCTGCTGGCCCCGCGCAGAATTCAGTACGAGGTGCGCAAAAACCGCATCGTGCTGAGCAAACTAAAGCTAGCCAACGTACCCGTATCGGGCCGCGTAACGCAGGCCAACGGCGACGGCCTACCCGGCGTGACGGTGCTGGTGAAGGGTACCAACATTGGCACCTCGACCGATGCCGGCGGCAATTTTACCCTGAGCGTGCCGGAAGGTGGTACGCTGGTATTCAGCACCGTGGGCTATACCGGCAAGGAGGTAGCCATTACCGGGGCTGATGCCAACCTGGCGGTGACGCTTCAAGAAAACGCGCAGGCGCTGAGCGAGATTGTGGTGGTGGGCTACGGCACCCAGGAGCGCCAGAGCGTGACCGGGGCCGTGGCCTCGGTATCGGGCCGCGAAATTGCCGCGCAGCCAGTGGCCGACCCGGCGCAAGCCTTGCAGGGCCGCGCCGCGGGCGTGACGGTGGTGTCCAACTCGGGTTCGCCGGGCGGGCAGGGCGGCACGTCCATCCGGGTGCGGGGCATTACCTCGGCCGGCAACAACTCGCCGCTGTACGTGGTGGACGGCTTTCCGCTGCCTGCCGCGACGGATGGCAACGGCAACCCGACTGGCACCGAAATCAACAACATCAACCCCAATGATATTGAGACGATTGACGTGCTGAAGGACGCCTCAGCCACCGCCATTTATGGGGTGCGGGCTGCCAACGGGGTAGTGCTCATCACGACCAAGCACGGCAAGGCAGGTACTTCCAATATCAACGTGGACGTGTATGCGGGCGTGCAAAACGTGTGGCGCAAGCCGAGCGTGCTCAACGCGCAGCAGTATGCGGTGCTCAACAACGAGGCCCGCAACAACTACAATGCGGAAACCAAGGTGCTGAATATCGGGGACCCGGTAGCGCTGAACCCGCTCTTCGACACGCCGGAGAAAATAGCGGCCCTACCCAATACCAACTGGATAAACTCGATTTTCCGGCCGGCCCGCATCCAGAGCTATAGCGTGGGAGCCAACGGGGGTAGCGAAAAAGCGCGCTACGCCATCAGTGCGGGTTATTTCCAGCAGGATGGCACCATCATTGGCTCCAATTTCCGGCGCTATACGCTACGCTCGAACGGAGAGATTCAGCTGACCAAGATTCTCAAAATCGGCAATAACCTTTCCTTGAGCCACCAGGAAGAGAACCCGCTGAACGGGGAGAATGATGAAATCGGCGGTCCTATTCAGCTGGCGTTGCAGGACCCGCCCTTCCGGCCCGTCTACAATGCCGATGGGAGCTTTTATGAGTTCGGAAGCCTGCCTAACGATAACTTCGGCGAGGAAAACGCGGTGACGAAGGCTTTGCGCGCGAAAAACCACAACAACCGCAACCGGGTCACGACGACCTTCTACGCTGAGATAGAGCCGTTGAAGAACCTGCGCATCCGCACCAACATCGGAGCCGACCTGCAATTCAACCAGAACGACCAGTTCTACCCCTCCATTCCGGGCTCGGCGAAGTACACGACCCAGAACGCCTCGGCCAACAGCAGCAGCAACTACAACCCGAGCTACCTGATTGAGAACACGGCCACCTACAGCACCGTGTTTGGCGGCAAGCACTCCGTGACGGCCCTGGTGGGGCAGTCGGCGCAGCAGTTCGACTACTTCTACCTGAGCGGTAGCCGCACCAGCTACACCAATAACACGCTCACCATTCTGGACCGGGGCCCGATAAACCCCCTGATTACGAACGGCGGCGGCAACGGCCAGAGCCGCCTGCAAAGCTTCTTCGGCCGCTTGAATTACGAGTTCTCGGGCAAGTATCTGCTGTCGGCCACGGCCCGCTACGACGGCTCGTCGGCCTTCGCGCCCGGCAGCCAGTACGGCTTCTTCCCCGGCGTGTCGGCAGGCTGGCGCATCTCGGAGGAAGAATTTCTGAAGAATAACACCTCGATTAGCAACCTAAAGCTGCGGGTCGGCTACGGCAAGGTGGGTAACCCGCTGAACGCGGGCACGTTTGGCTACCTGCCTACCATCAACGCCGACCCTACCTACGGCTACGTGCTGGGCACGGGCAGCCAGAATATTGCCAACGGCGGCGTGCCTACCCGCCTGCCCAACAGCAACCTGCGCTGGGAAAACAACATTCAGTATAACGTGGGCGTGGACGTAGGCTTCCTGCAAAACCGCCTCACGGGCTCGATAGACTTGTATACCCGCACCTCGCCTAACCTGCTGGTGAACGTGCCGGTGTCCACCGTGTCGGGCACCACCGACCCGATTGCGACCAACGCCATCGCGTCGCGCAACCGTGGCATCGACCTGTCGGTGACGACCAATAACTTCATCAGCGCGGGCGACGGCTTCACCTGGTCCACGACGCTGAACGTGTCGGCTTATCGCAACCTGATTACTGACCTGGGCGTGGGCAAGCCCTTCAACGGGCAGGGCATTCGAGGCGGGGCCAACATCACCCGCTACGACAAAGGCGTGCCGTTTGGCTCGTTCTACGGCTATGTGGCCGACGGCCTCATCCAGACCCCCGACGAACTGGCCAAGCTGAACGCGGGCTCACCGAACGGCTTCTACCAGACGTCGGGCACGGCCCCCGGCGACATCAAGTACCGGGACCTCAACGGCGACGGGGTAGTGAACGACCAGGACCGGGCGTTTATCGGCAACCCGAACCCGAAATTCACTTACGGCCTGAATAACACGCTGGGCTACAAGGGCTTCGATTTGAACATCTTCGTGCAGGGCTCGCAGGGCAACGACGTGTATAACCTGAACCGCTACTACCTGGAAGGCGGCCTGGCGGCGGCTACCAACGCCGGCACCATCGCCCTGGACCGCTGGACCGGGCCGGGCACGAGCAACTTTGTACCCCGCGCCGTGTACAACGACCCCAACCAGAACATTCGCGCGTCGAGCCACTACATCGAGAACGGCTCTTACCTGCGCATCAAGCTCCTGACGCTGGGCTACACCCTGCCCAAGGAACTCACCAGCGCTCTGCAAGGCAAGCGCATCCGCATATACGTCAGCTCGCAGAACCTGGTCACCGCCACCAAGTACACGGGCTTTGACCCGGAGCTGGGCAACAACGGCAACAGCCTTGGGGTAGACCGCGGGGTGTATCCGCAGGCCCGCTCGTTCCTGGCCGGAGTTAACGTGGGCTTCTAAGTCGGCGGGCCCTACCCCTCTCATCTCCCACCCTCTTGTATTCTACTTCTATGTATTTACCTAAAAAAGCCATTGGCTTCAGCCTGCTCACGCTGGGGCTGCTGGGGAGCTGCGGCAAAAGCTACCTGGAGCTGCAACCGCGCAATGCCCTCTCGACCGACCAGTTCTACCAGACCCAGGACGACGCCATTCAGGCCACTAACTCGACCTACGCGCAGCTGCGCGGGTACGGCATGTATGGGGAAGGACTGTGGTCAATGGACATCATGGCCGATAACTCGTTCGTGGGCGGCGGCGGCGCGGCCGACGGCATCGAGCTTCAGCAGCTCGATACCTACACCATTCCGTCGAGTAACCCCATCACCACGGTCTTGTTCCAACGCCCATTCCTGGGCATTGGGGCTTGCAACCAAGTGCTGGCGAATGTGCCCGGCATCAAGAACATTGACCCCGCCATCCAAAACCGCTGCCTGGGCGAGGCCGAGTTTATGCGGGCCTTCTACTACTTCAGCCTGACCCGTCTATTCGGCGACGTGCCGATTGTTCTGACTCCGCCCACTAGTGCCGGGGCAGTGGCCAACGTGAGCCGCGACCCTTCCGCAATGGTGTACGCGCAGGTGGAGAAAGACCTGCTAGATGCCATCACCAAGCTCCCGGCCACCAACTACACCGGCGACGACGTGGGCCGCGCCAATAAGTGGTCGGCCACGGCGCTGCTGGCCAAGGTGTACCTCACCGAGGGCAAGATGGCCGAAGCCGCCACCCAGGCCCAGGCTGTTATCAGCGGCTCGGGTAAGAGCCTGTGGCCCAACTACGGCGACAATTTCAACCTGGCGACCGAGAACGGCCAGGAGTCGCTGTTTGAGGTGCAGTATAAGAGTGGCCTGAACCAGTACACGCTCGACGGGCCCGGCTCGGCCATTAACGAGTTTTGGGGTGCGCGCTTCTTCGGCAATCCCTACGTGGTGAGCGGCGGCGGCTACGGCTTCAACATCCCCGAAAAGGAGTTTGTGGACGGCTACGAACCCGGCGACTTGCGCAAGGCCGTGACCCTTTTCGTGCCCGGCGACAAATATCCCGACGGGCAGGTGCAGCCCGCCAGCCTGCAAGGCGACCCCAACGGCTACAACGTGCGCAAGTTCTATGCCGGCGCGGCCTCCACCATCTGGGACTCGCCGCTGAACGTGCCCGTGCTACGCCTGGCCGAGATGTACCTCATTCTGGCCGAGGCCGATATGAACACCGGCAAAATGGCCGACGGCCTGACGGCCCTGAACGTGGTGCGCAAACGGGCCGGCCTACCCAACGCTACCACCCTCAGCATAGACGTGGTGCTGAAGGAGCGCCGCTACGAGCTAGCCTTTGAGATGGACCGCTGGTACGACCTGAAGCGCACGAAAACGCTGGTCAACAACCCCAACCTGATACCCAAGGGCATAAAGCCGTTTAACGACCTGCTGCCCATTCCGCAGGTAGAGCGTGACGTGAACCCGAACCTGGGGCAGAACCCCGGCTACTAACCGCCCGCTGCCGCCTATCTTTTGCTACCGAACGTCATGCTCACCCTCGGGAAGCATGACGTTCGGTTTTCGGGCTGCCGCTTTGGCGGGCCAGGCCGGGCAGCCCTACCCCTCCGCTCGCGCCCAACGCGGCTTCCTACCCCTCCTCCTGCTTCCTGTTATGAACAAAGAAACAGCTACTTCAACGGCCCGGTGGGCCGTGGCCGCGCTTGGTTTGCTCGGCGCTACCGCCTGCTCGCCAGCAGGCAAAACAGAGGCGGGCCAGGCTGGCTCCTCCCTACCCCAGCTCGGCAAGGCCAGCCTGCAAGCCGTGCTGGCCGCCCTCACCACCGAGGAAAAGGTGAAGCTGGTGGTGGGCATGGGCTTCTACCCTTCCGGCTTTCCGGCGGGAATGCTGCCGCCCGGCGACCCTGGCGACCGCGAAGTGCCCGAAAAAGTGCCCGGCGCGGCCGGCCGCACCCACGCCATTGCGCGGC
The genomic region above belongs to Hymenobacter psoromatis and contains:
- a CDS encoding FecR family protein; this encodes MMTQAEFDAMLQRYLDGQSRPGEQHLVEQWSAQLGRAGYQPLPPPLRAEVRQAMWQRIAVLTADAETTTPVPAVRPLWPAVWREPALRWAAAALLTLGAGALSWWLPRHQPAGTAAQAAPRWEQHTNPSAQPMALRLADGSRVNLYPHSTLRYRTGLTGQRREVYLAGQACFKVTKDPAHPFLVYTDKLVTTVLGTSFMVTAYPNQKNTVAVREGRVAVQRREGAELAATPAHPAATGLLLLPNQQATYSASTKELAKNLVREPVQLTTEPLDFHNRPVAEVLAALEHVYGVSIVYDPAKLRDCTITISFGDESLFEQLDTLCKALDAKYKLANNAQILFESHGCKAS
- a CDS encoding TonB-dependent receptor, producing the protein MATAHASVKTEIVLDQKISVRVDYQTIESVLTQLEQQLHVRFVYSPTLIGANRRVTLKVADKPLTQVLDELLAPRRIQYEVRKNRIVLSKLKLANVPVSGRVTQANGDGLPGVTVLVKGTNIGTSTDAGGNFTLSVPEGGTLVFSTVGYTGKEVAITGADANLAVTLQENAQALSEIVVVGYGTQERQSVTGAVASVSGREIAAQPVADPAQALQGRAAGVTVVSNSGSPGGQGGTSIRVRGITSAGNNSPLYVVDGFPLPAATDGNGNPTGTEINNINPNDIETIDVLKDASATAIYGVRAANGVVLITTKHGKAGTSNINVDVYAGVQNVWRKPSVLNAQQYAVLNNEARNNYNAETKVLNIGDPVALNPLFDTPEKIAALPNTNWINSIFRPARIQSYSVGANGGSEKARYAISAGYFQQDGTIIGSNFRRYTLRSNGEIQLTKILKIGNNLSLSHQEENPLNGENDEIGGPIQLALQDPPFRPVYNADGSFYEFGSLPNDNFGEENAVTKALRAKNHNNRNRVTTTFYAEIEPLKNLRIRTNIGADLQFNQNDQFYPSIPGSAKYTTQNASANSSSNYNPSYLIENTATYSTVFGGKHSVTALVGQSAQQFDYFYLSGSRTSYTNNTLTILDRGPINPLITNGGGNGQSRLQSFFGRLNYEFSGKYLLSATARYDGSSAFAPGSQYGFFPGVSAGWRISEEEFLKNNTSISNLKLRVGYGKVGNPLNAGTFGYLPTINADPTYGYVLGTGSQNIANGGVPTRLPNSNLRWENNIQYNVGVDVGFLQNRLTGSIDLYTRTSPNLLVNVPVSTVSGTTDPIATNAIASRNRGIDLSVTTNNFISAGDGFTWSTTLNVSAYRNLITDLGVGKPFNGQGIRGGANITRYDKGVPFGSFYGYVADGLIQTPDELAKLNAGSPNGFYQTSGTAPGDIKYRDLNGDGVVNDQDRAFIGNPNPKFTYGLNNTLGYKGFDLNIFVQGSQGNDVYNLNRYYLEGGLAAATNAGTIALDRWTGPGTSNFVPRAVYNDPNQNIRASSHYIENGSYLRIKLLTLGYTLPKELTSALQGKRIRIYVSSQNLVTATKYTGFDPELGNNGNSLGVDRGVYPQARSFLAGVNVGF
- a CDS encoding RagB/SusD family nutrient uptake outer membrane protein; this translates as MYLPKKAIGFSLLTLGLLGSCGKSYLELQPRNALSTDQFYQTQDDAIQATNSTYAQLRGYGMYGEGLWSMDIMADNSFVGGGGAADGIELQQLDTYTIPSSNPITTVLFQRPFLGIGACNQVLANVPGIKNIDPAIQNRCLGEAEFMRAFYYFSLTRLFGDVPIVLTPPTSAGAVANVSRDPSAMVYAQVEKDLLDAITKLPATNYTGDDVGRANKWSATALLAKVYLTEGKMAEAATQAQAVISGSGKSLWPNYGDNFNLATENGQESLFEVQYKSGLNQYTLDGPGSAINEFWGARFFGNPYVVSGGGYGFNIPEKEFVDGYEPGDLRKAVTLFVPGDKYPDGQVQPASLQGDPNGYNVRKFYAGAASTIWDSPLNVPVLRLAEMYLILAEADMNTGKMADGLTALNVVRKRAGLPNATTLSIDVVLKERRYELAFEMDRWYDLKRTKTLVNNPNLIPKGIKPFNDLLPIPQVERDVNPNLGQNPGY